The following are encoded together in the Phocoena sinus isolate mPhoSin1 chromosome 11, mPhoSin1.pri, whole genome shotgun sequence genome:
- the ARPP21 gene encoding cAMP-regulated phosphoprotein 21 isoform X4, with the protein MSEPGDLSQTIVEEGGPEQETATPENGVVKSESLDEEEKLELQRQLAAQNQERRKSKSGAGKGKLTRSLAVCEESSARPGGESLQDQTL; encoded by the exons ATGTCTGAGCCAGGAGACCTGAGTCAGACCATAGTGGAGGAAGGCGGGCCTGAGCAGGAGACGGCCACTCCAGAGAATGGCGTGGTTAAATCCGAAAGTCTGGACGAGGAGGAAAAACTGGAATTACAG AGGCAACTGGCGGCTCAGaaccaagagagaagaaaatccaaG TCAGGAGCAGGGAAAGGTAAACTGACTCGCAGCCTTGCTGTCTGTGAAGAATCCTCAGCCAGACCAGGAGGGGAAAGTCTTCAGGACCAG accCTCTGA